The Elgaria multicarinata webbii isolate HBS135686 ecotype San Diego chromosome 1, rElgMul1.1.pri, whole genome shotgun sequence genome has a window encoding:
- the BCL10 gene encoding B-cell lymphoma/leukemia 10, translated as MADSGVAVPGRSLTDDEMAEVKKEVLERLRRYLCDKIIAERHFDYLRSKKILSREDTEEISCRTSSRKKAGKLLDYLAEHPKGLDALIESIRCEKTQNFLLEKITDAILKAKNEKLESLKGLSCSNCMTSVCEQTNNLSRSQSNESNFFEKQKDTETTCLHPEEYSTTAFVSATSLCSMNLPITEVGNMENSGFLATLPGPGDSGAPPLPPQMQNEQEETCTTSSDNPFLPLRSRSLLPQ; from the exons ATGGCGGACTCTGGAGTGGCAGTTCCCGGGCGGTCGCTCACCGACGACGAAATGGCGGAGGtgaaaaaggaa GTTTTAGAACGGCTGCGTCGCTATCTATGTGACAAAATAATTGCAGAAAGACACTTTGATTATCTACGTTCAAAGAAAATACTCAGTAGAGAAGACACTGAAGAAATTTCTTGTCGAACTTCAAGTAGGAAAAAGGCTGGGAAGTTGCTGGATTACTTAGCGGAACATCCAAAAGGACTAGATGCTTTGATAGAATCTATCAGATGCGAAAAAACACAGAACTTCCTATTAGAAAAGATAACTGATGCCATCTTGAAAGCAAAAAATGAAAAACTTGAAAGCCTTAAAG GACTGAGTTGTAGTAACTGTATGACTTCAGTATGTGAGCAAACaaacaacctctctaggtcacagTCAAATGAATCTAAtttctttgaaaaacaaaaagacaCAGAAACCACCTGCCTTCATCCAGAAGAATATAGTACAACTGCTTTTGTATCTGCCACTTCTCTTTGTTCAATGAATCTACCTATTACGGAGGTTGGGAATATGGAGAACTCTGGTTTTTTGGCTACCCTTCCTGGACCTGGAGATTCTGGAGCACCACCTCTTCCACCACAAATGCAGAATGAACAAGAGGAAACATGTACCACCTCAAGTGACAATCCATTCTTGCCTTTACGATCCCGCTCACTTCTTCCACAGTGA
- the C1H1orf52 gene encoding UPF0690 protein C1orf52 homolog gives MAAAEGKDPLGFFAAYGSDSSSSAGSDSEGEEGSGPGREAKSTQPPPPRGIPEGNPRLPGPDELFRSVNRPSFLYNPLHKEIDWESRVLRAPEEPPKEFKAWTTNAVPPPETYSVKETKPPPPPELDMAIKWSNMYEDNGDDAPKHANKINFLPEEEQEQVESAEDDEKDEPTSFKKRKLDPEEQTKKKKQR, from the exons ATGGCAGCGGCGGAGGGAAAAGACCCGCTGGGGTTTTTCGCCGCTTACGGGAGCGACAGCAGCTCGAGTGCCGGCTCGGATTCCGAGGGCGAGGAAGGGTCTGGGCCGGGCCGGGAGGCCAAGTCcacgcagccgccgccgccgagggGGATCCCCGAGGGGAATCCGCGTTTGCCCGGGCCCGACGAGCTCTTTCGCAGCGTCAACCGGCCTTCCTTCCTCTATAACCCGCTGCACAAGGAGATCGATTGGGAAAGCCGGGTCTTGCGAGCTCCTGAGGAG CCTCCTAAGGAATTCAAGGCATGGACAACAAATGCTGTGCCACCCCCTGAGACTTATAGTGTCAAAGAAACAaagcctccacctcctcctgaaCTTGATATGGCAATCAAATGGTCTAATATGTATGAAGATAATGGTGATGATGCTCCAAAGCATGCAAACAAGATTAACTTCTTACCAGAAGAAGAGCAAGAGCAAGTAGAATCGG CTGAAGATGATGAAAAAGATGAACCAACTTCATTTAAAAAACGCAAGCTAGATCCTGAAGAACagacaaagaaaaagaagcagcgaTGA